Below is a genomic region from Gloeocapsa sp. PCC 73106.
CTATTTACGAACCCGCTAAACTTCATCATCGATTGAATTACTTTGATCGACAGATTAAGTTAGCTGACAATTTCGATACCTGGCCAGAAGAAGAAGCAAAAGCTCTAGGAATATTTGATTAATGAGACTTTTGCTTGATACTCACTCTTTATTGTGGGCTTTAGATGGCAGTTTGTCAAAGTTATCCCCAAGTGAAGTCACTGTAATTTCTGATTGTAATAATATTGTTTGTATTTCTACTGCATCTTTGTGGGAACTGTCAATTAAACTGAGTATTGGCAAACTGACTCTTCCTGAGAATTTTTTTACAGTTATTACATCAATAGGCTATGAAATTTTGGATATAAAAATACATCATATTATTGAGTATGCTAGTTTTCCCCTAATTCACCGGGATCCATTTGATAGAATTTTGATTGCACAAGCACGGTGCGAGGGACTGATACTAGTAAGTCATGATGAATTAATCAAAAGCTATGATGTACAGGTTTTATAATTGCAAAATCGCCTGTTGTTCTTGGGGAGTAAGATAGCGCCACTGACCGGGATCTAGTCCTGTTAGAGTCAGTTGCATCGCCCCGATATTAATAGAGAAGCGCACTAAGCGCAGGGTAGGGTAACCAACTGCGGCGGTCATTCTGCGAACTTGACGGTTACGTCCTTCGGTTAGGATTAATTCTAACCAAGAGGTAGGGATATTGCGGCGATCGCGTATGGGGGGATAACGAGGAGGTAAAGGTGGTGCTGTGGTTAGGAGTTTAACTAAAGCCGGACGGGTAAGTTCTCTGTTGATTAGCACTCCTTGGGTCAATTGTTGTAAAGCGGCGGCTGTAGGGATACCCTCTACTTGTACCCAATAGCTGCGCTGATGAGCGAATTGACGATGACCAAGGCGATGTTTAACGGCGCCATTGTTAGTGAGTAATAAAAGTCCTTCGCTATCAAGATCTAGTCTACCCACGGAATAGACGTCAGGAATATTGATATAGTCTTTAAGAGTGGGACGTTGTGCTTCGATCCCTGGATTGGTAAACTGACAGAGAACACCGTAGGGTTTATAGAAGAGTAAATACTGGTTCTTGCTCTTACTAATCTTAATATTTTTGCCCCTATGCTTTAAATTGGTTTAAATGTTACTGGAGGGTCCTGGAGTGGATAAATCCTTTAGCAACCTTATATTTCTATTTGATCAGTTGGCGTATAAAGACATTCTGTGAACCTTCTCTGACTATTTTAGAGACTAGTTGTATCTGGTTTGAAAAAAAGCCCAGATTTAAAAAGTAAAGTTGAAAGCTTTACTTCTACTCCTATAAACCGAAATAAGTATTTAAGCAGAACTGATAAAAAACCAACTTTTACACCGTGAGTGGTAATCGCTAGTAAGTATGGCGTTTTCGTATTCGATCCCGATGTTTATCTAAACACATAAAGTGAGTTTGAGGAACTGTAAGATAAACTCAATTCTCTTTAATATTATTTAATTTTTAAAGATTTGGTAAAGTTGAACTAAATATCTAGACTTTTTGGTGAACTTGGGTTAAATTGATACCAGGTTAACTTAAATAAGCTACCCTGTCCTAATTTGACAAGTTCTAAGCAAAAAAACATGAAAAAACTATTAATTTCTGCTCTAGGTCTAGGCGCTATCGTCCTAGCTGGTGGTCAAGCTAACGCAGCTATCATCGTCCTCGATAACTTCAATGAGGGTATTACCGATAGTGATTTAGGTGGTCCTGCTCCCCAATCTTTCACTGAAACGGTTCCTGCGGCTGGTGCAGTCGGTGGTTCTCGCGCAGTTATGCACGATGTAACCCTAAGTGATAGTCCTAACCGTCAAAGTAATTTGTTCATTAACGATGACATTGACTCTTTTTCTCTAAGCAATGAATCTAATGTTAATGCTACTGCTGGAGCAAGCTACGGTCCTGGACTTGGTCTTGAGCTACCACCTACTCCTGGGCAATTTAGATTTGACGTTCCTTTCTTCGACGCGCCTGCAGACCAACCTGCAGAAATTACCTTAACAGTTAACGGTATCACTGCTACTCTTCCTATTTCCAATCAGGTTACCCCTGGTGGTGGATCTGCTACTATTTTCTTTGATGCAGCTCTTTTCGGTAACCCTACTACCTTAGATTCAGCTAGCTTCACAGTTTCTGGTCCTGTCAGTTTTGATGTTGAGATCGACCAATTCGACTACGAAGCTATTCCTGAACCTATGACTATTTTGGGTACTGGTTTAGCTCTCACTCTTCTACCTGGTTTGAAAAAAGCTCACAACAAGAAAAAAGCTAACTAGTTTGTTAAAGATGTTCGATTGAGCCCCGATTTATCTGTTAACAACTATATGAAAATTACCGGTCCTAACCGGTTTTTTTGTGTGTATATTAAGCCCTTTTAGAAAAGAGCTCTATTCTTTTTATGTAATATAGCAGTCGCCATTACTATTAGGACACTTTTTCTATTCCCTATTCCTTCGTGTTCCCTGTTCTCTAAAACGATAAATTATGTGTCCTAACTTACCTGTCTATGGCTATATTTGATACAAGTTTGCTATATCTGCAGCTAGACTCTCAGCGTCAAGACGATGGTATTTTAATACTTCGTGATTCTGTCCACACTGGGGAATACTGGTCAATCCAAATTTTTTCACTTTTACGAATGGTGATAAACCTAGTTCAGCTGAAACACTAGCGATTCTATCTCCTTGTCCACCAATTAAGTAATGATTATCCAGAGTAAAAATCCAAGAACAACCCTCAATCATTGATTGTAACCAATGAGGATCAAGACAATTGAGCCAAGGTAAATTAACCACCCGGAGATGAAGATTATGATCCTGTTGTAGAATTTTAGCCGCGTAGTAAGCTTGAGGTAGTAATATGGGTCCATAGCCAAAAATTACACCATCGGTTTTAGCGGGATTAGTTAACATCACCCCTTTCCCCGATTCTAAGGAATAGTCTGGGGGTAACTGATAGGGAATCTCACAGGGAATAGAAACTAAGCGCAAATAACAACTCCCCGAGGCTTTGTTGATGTAATAATCTAGTGCTAAATCTACCTCTTGTTCACAACTAGG
It encodes:
- a CDS encoding type II toxin-antitoxin system Phd/YefM family antitoxin produces the protein MKTLNITEAKARFAELVELVLSGEEIIITKMNKPVAKLSIYEPAKLHHRLNYFDRQIKLADNFDTWPEEEAKALGIFD
- a CDS encoding type II toxin-antitoxin system VapC family toxin; protein product: MRLLLDTHSLLWALDGSLSKLSPSEVTVISDCNNIVCISTASLWELSIKLSIGKLTLPENFFTVITSIGYEILDIKIHHIIEYASFPLIHRDPFDRILIAQARCEGLILVSHDELIKSYDVQVL
- a CDS encoding pseudouridine synthase produces the protein MSKSKNQYLLFYKPYGVLCQFTNPGIEAQRPTLKDYINIPDVYSVGRLDLDSEGLLLLTNNGAVKHRLGHRQFAHQRSYWVQVEGIPTAAALQQLTQGVLINRELTRPALVKLLTTAPPLPPRYPPIRDRRNIPTSWLELILTEGRNRQVRRMTAAVGYPTLRLVRFSINIGAMQLTLTGLDPGQWRYLTPQEQQAILQL
- a CDS encoding PEP-CTERM sorting domain-containing protein yields the protein MKKLLISALGLGAIVLAGGQANAAIIVLDNFNEGITDSDLGGPAPQSFTETVPAAGAVGGSRAVMHDVTLSDSPNRQSNLFINDDIDSFSLSNESNVNATAGASYGPGLGLELPPTPGQFRFDVPFFDAPADQPAEITLTVNGITATLPISNQVTPGGGSATIFFDAALFGNPTTLDSASFTVSGPVSFDVEIDQFDYEAIPEPMTILGTGLALTLLPGLKKAHNKKKAN